From the genome of Argentina anserina chromosome 4, drPotAnse1.1, whole genome shotgun sequence, one region includes:
- the LOC126792967 gene encoding putative clathrin assembly protein At2g01600, whose amino-acid sequence MGTLQTWRKAYGALKDSTKVGLAHVNSDYADLDVAIVKATNHVECPPKERHLRKILFATSAIRPRADVAYCIHALSRRLSKTHNWTVALKTLIVIHRTLREGDPTFREELVNFSQRGRILQLSNFKDDSSPIAWDCSAWVRTYALFLEERLECFRVLKYDIEAERLPRPAQAQEKGYSRTRDLDSEELLDHLPALQQLLYRLIGCRPEGAAVMNYVIQYALALVLKESFKIYCAVNDGIINLVDKFFEMPRHEAVKALDVYKRAGQQAAGLSDFYEICKGLELARNFQFPVLREPPQSFLTTMEEYIREAPRAVSVPTEPLLLLTYRPEESVPEDTNLSSDEPEQLPSDFLASDVESANPPPPPPPPAPQSNLATGDLLGMDFTAGDASAIEQSNALALAIVPSETAPTFNVQSKDFDPSGWELALVTTPSADISSANDRQFAGGLDSLTLNSLYDEGHYRASQQPVYGQPAPNPFEVHDPFALSNHVAAPPAVQMAAMAQQQSNPFGPFQPTYQPPQQNMMMGSASNPFGDTTGFGTFPVNYVHQPQTSNPFGSTGLL is encoded by the exons ATGGGGACGCTTCAGACGTGGAGAAAAGCCTACGGCGCCCTCAAGGACTCCACCAAAGTCGGTCTCGCCCACGTCAACAGCGATTACGCC GATTTGGATGTTGCGATAGTCAAGGCCACGAACCACGTCGAGTGCCCTCCCAAAGAGCGACACCTCAGAA AAATTCTGTTTGCCACGTCGGCGATTCGGCCCCGGGCCGATGTTGCTTACTGCATTCATGCTCTTTCCAGACGGTTGAGCAAGACTCACAATTGGACG GTGGCTTTAAAAACACTGATCGTCATCCATAGGACTTTGAGGGAGGGTGATCCTACTTTTAGAGAAGAGCTCGTAAATTTCTCGCAGAGAGGACGCATTCTCCAGCTTTCTAACTTCAAGGACGACTCAAGTCCCATTG CCTGGGATTGCTCTGCGTGGGTGCGTACTTATGCATTGTTTTTGGAAGAACGACTTGAATGCTTTAGGGTCCTGAAGTATGACATTGAAGCTGAGCGCCTTCCAAGACCTGCCCAGGCGCAGGAGAAG GGATACAGTAGAACTCGAGATTTGGATAGCGAAGAACTATTGGACCACTTGCCTGCTTTACAGCAGCTGTTGTATCGTCTCATTGGTTGCCGG CCAGAAGGAGCAGCTGTCATGAATTATGTTATACAGTATGCACTGGCGCTG GTACTGAAAGAGAGCTTTAAAATATATTGTGCTGTTAATGATGGAATCATAAATCTTGTTGATAAG TTTTTTGAGATGCCAAGacatgaagcagttaaagcCCTGGATGTTTATAAACGAGCTGGCCAGCAG GCTGCTGGTCTCTCTgatttttatgaaatatgcAAAGGGTTGGAACTTGCTAGGAATTTTCAGTTTCCTGTCTTGAGAGAG CCTCCACAGTCCTTCCTTACAACAATGGAAGAGTACATCAGAGAGGCACCGCGGGCTGTTAGTGTTCCCACTGAGCCATTG CTTCTTTTGACGTATAGACCAGAGGAGTCTGTACCTGAGGACACAAACTTATCTAGTGATGAACCTGAGCAGTTACCTTCAGACTTTCTAGCTTCTGATGTTGAGTCTGCAaatcctcctccaccacctcctcctcctgctcCTCAGAGTAACCTGGCTACTGGAGATTTACTG GGAATGGATTTCACAGCAGGTGATGCATCTGCCATTGAGCAAAGCAATGCTTTGGCTCTAGCCATAGTTCCATCTGAAACTG CTCCAACATTCAATGTGCAATCAAAAGATTTTGATCCTAGTGGTTGGGAACTTGCCCTGGTCACAACTCCAAGTGCCGACATTTCATCAGCCAATGATAGGCAATTT GCGGGTGGCTTGGACTCTCTTACCCTAAACAGCTTATATGATGAAGGACATTACCGGGCTTCTCAGCAACCTGTTTACGGACAACCTGCCCCAAATCCTTTTGAGGTACATGATCCGTTTGCTTTGTCAAACCATGTTGCTGCCCCTCCTGCAGTACAAATGGCGGCAATGGCTCAGCAACAGTCCAACCCCTTTGGTCCATTCCAACCCACCTATCAGCCGCCACAGCAGAATATGATGATGGGTTCAGCGTCAAATCCTTTTGGTGATACTACTGGGTTTGGGACATTTCCTGTAAATTATGTTCATCAACCGCAGACCAGTAACCCCTTTGGAAGCACAGGACTACTTTGA
- the LOC126791883 gene encoding probable NAD(P)H dehydrogenase subunit CRR3, chloroplastic, whose translation MSSLSSRLSLTKNLARASLPNNINGSSSPPSLPANNKTSKLPMRSRTTPPLPGKKQQQQNLQRRKPKQPSVIELESAIGAGRFRDTDNSDVEEGNDAKFDMLMMNFNKLEGPVEKQLRETGEWVTNQTERGFRSNGKKILKFMFLWTLPIWAFSLLVAAGAIKLNIPLLNDLIM comes from the exons ATGTCTAGCTTATCCTCTCGTCTTTCCCTAACCAAAAACCTTGCTCGTGCTTCTCTTCCTAACAACATCAATGGCTCTTCATCACCGCCATCTCTCCCTGCCAATAATAAGACCTCCAAACTTCCAATGCGCAGCAGAACAACTCCACCGTTGCCGGGAAAGAAGCAGCAGCAACAGAACTTGCAACGCCGCAAGCCAAAGCAGCCTTCTGTCATTGAACTCGAAAGTGCCATTGGTGCTGGAAGGTTTCGTGATACTGACAACTC AGATGTAGAAGAAGGAAATGACGCGAAGTTCGACATGTTGATGATGAACTTCAACAAGTTAGAAGGGCCAGTGGAGAAGCAGCTCCGGGAGACAGGAGAGTGGGTAACTAATCAAACCGAAAGAGGGTTCCGTTCAAACG GTAAAAAGATTCTgaaatttatgttcttgtggACACTACCAATCTGGGCTTTCTCGCTCCTAGTTGCCGCTGGAGCCATCAAGCTAAACATCCCACTTCTTAATGACCTTATTATGTAA
- the LOC126790682 gene encoding uncharacterized protein LOC126790682, whose translation MWAPTLQAPFTLKLPPLLLQPSPASNATLLPIITTKPRRRRPRHSFPRTHLQTLKPKSRPHRTFLTRATSDDAPAGMEERETSGGSSSNVSDGYVGLFVRMLGLDHDALDREQAVVALWKYSLGGKKCIDAIMQFPDCIHLTLNLLRSDSSSTCEAAAGLLRSIVLVNLYRDLVADSGAIEEITGLLTRASTTSEVKEQAICTLWNLSVDEKFRMKIANSDILPLLVKSLDVEDIKVQEAAGGVLANLALSEFNHGIMVEAGVIPQLTKLLRTDIEGSKVIKKEARNALLELCKDRYHRITILEEGLVPVPIIGAAAYKSFRPGLYSWPSLPDGTQIEQTSRIPSRFGASELLLGLHVDDKNAEIEEAKMNAIVGRTQQQFLARIGAIELDDEKKQSKIMTAQQLTLLPWVDGVARLVLILGLEDESAIVRAAESVADASINEHMRIAFKEAGAVKLLVQLLDSKNDATRLAATQALERLSVSNVVCQIIEAEGALDHLFNILKNPEIPEILMEKALDILGRILDPNKEMKSKFYDGPVNGLENVLDAARGLHGSDKINGDVTRTSISKTNLRDVVLDSGVVTRLLKILKTPSPGLQRKAASILEFCTVIDPSMDIITSVDIESGLDVVLQQKVLEDMESEVEFQQPGKHVLEVEEAGIVISAASRLLTKLLDSEKFCRKIDSAHFTKLLRNILKSDIPLRNKDWVAGCLVKLGSLSGPRPNVDDPINMEVTLHETIPRLMEQLKTSFSPQSKEAAVIELNRIISGGVVDSTRAVAAEGGIFPLVKLIEEGSERAVEACLAILYNLSMDSENHSAILSAGTVPVLRRIVLSERPQWRRALHLLRTLPTLEGSA comes from the exons ATGTGGGCCCCAACACTCCAAGCACCATTTACACTGAAGCTCCCTCCCCTCCTTCTCCAACCTTCTCCAGCCTCCAACGCAACCCTCCTCCCCATCATCACCACAAAACCCAGAAGAAGACGGCCACGTCACTCCTTCCCTCGAACCCATCTCCAAACCCTCAAGCCCAAATCACGCCCCCACCGCACATTCCTCACCAGAGCCACCAGTGACGACGCACCCGCG GGTATGGAAGAAAGAGAGACGAGTGGTGGTTCGTCTAGCAATGTTAGTGATGGCTATGTAGGGCTGTTTGTACGGATGCTTGGGCTGGACCATGACGCTCTTGATAGAGAGCAAGCAGTAGTGGCGCTGTGGAAATATTCACTTGGTGGGAAGAAGTGTATTGATGCCATTATGCAGTTTCCTGATTGCATACATTTGACTCTGAACTTACTAAGATCAGACTCCAGCTCCACTTGTGAAGCTGCTGCTGGTCTTTTGAGATCAATTGTTCTAGTTAATTTGTATCGCGATTTGGTAGCAGACAGTGGTGCCATTGAGGAGATTACTGGGCTGCTCACTCGAGCTTCGACTACTTCTGAG GTGAAGGAGCAGGCTATATGTACTTTGTGGAACTTGAGTGTAGATGAGAAGTTTAGGATGAAGATTGctaacagtgatatattgccaTTACTGGTTAAGTCCTTGGATGTTGAGGACATCAAGGTGCAGGAAGCGGCCGGAGGGGTTTTGGCAAATCTGGCGTTGAGTGAATTTAATCACGGCATAATGGTTGAAGCTGGTGTTATACCACAATTG ACAAAGCTATTAAGAACTGACATTGAAGGATCTAAAGTAATTAAAAAGGAAGCAAGGAATGCTTTGTTGGAATTATGTAAGGATAGATATCatagaattactattctagaGGAAGGTCTTGTTCCGGTACCCATAATTGGCGCAGCTGCTTATAAGTCATTCAGACCAGGTCTTTATTCATGGCCTAGTTTGCCAGATGGTACACAGATTGAGCAGACTTCTAGAATTCCTTCTAGGTTCGGTGCCTCTGAGTTACTCCTCGGATTACATGTTGATGATAAGAATGCAGAAATAGAGGAAGCAAAGATGAATGCAATAGTCGGGCGGACGCAGCAACAGTTTCTTGCTCGTATCGGGGCCATTGAACTGGATGATGAAAAGAAACAGTCTAAAATCATGACGGCTCAACAACTCACACTTTTGCCATGGGTGGACGGGGTGGCTAGATTGGTTCTGATTCTTGGACTTGAAGATGAGTCAGCAATAGTGAGAGCTGCAGAGTCAGTTGCTGATGCATCTATAAATGAACATATGCGGATAGCATTCAAGGAAGCTGGGGCAGTTAAGCTCTTAGTTCAGCTTCTGGACAGTAAGAATGATGCTACCAGACTAGCTGCAACTCAAGCTTTAGAGAGGTTGTCTGTCAG CAATGTTGTTTGCCAGATAATTGAAGCTGAAGGTGCTTTAGATCATTTGTTTAATATCTTAAAGAACCCAGAGATACCTGAAATATTGATGGAGAAG GCCTTGGATATTCTTGGACGGATCTTAGATCCTAATAAAGAAATGAAGTCAAAG TTTTATGATGGACCAGTAAATGGATTGGAGAATGTTTTGGATGCTGCAAGAGGTTTGCATGGTTCAGATAAAATAAATGGAGATGTTACTCGTACATCAATTTCCAAAACAAATCTCAG GGATGTTGTGCTAGATTCTGGGGTTGTCACTCGCCTTCTCAAGATATTAAAGACCCCTAGCCCAGGATTACAAAGAAAAGCTGCTTCCATCCTTGAGTTCTGTACAGTTATTGACCCAAGCATGGATATCATCACTTCCGTGGATATAGAATCTGGTTTGGATGTTGTTTTGCAGCAAAAGGTCCTTGAAG ATATGGAATCTGAAGTTGAGTTTCAGCAGCCAGGGAAACATGTCCTGGAAGTTGAAGAAGCCGGTATTGTTATATCAGCAGCCTCCCGGTTATTGACAAAACTGCTAGACTCTGAGAAGTTCTGTCGAAAAATAGACTCTGCCCATTTCACCAAATTGCTCCGCAATATCCTCAAGTCTGATATTCCCCTTCGTAACAAAGATTGGGTTGCTGGTTGTTTGGTGAAACTTGGTTCTCTTTCTGGTCCGAGACCAAATGTCGATGACCCAATCAATATGGAAGTAACTCTGCACGAGACCATTCCCCGACTCATGGAGCAACTCAAAACCTCTTTCTCCCCACAATCAAAAGAAGCTGCTGTTATAGAACTCAACAGAATAATCTCTGGAGGTGTGGTTGATTCCACTCGAGCTGTTGCTGCAGAGGGAGGAATATTTCCTTTAGTAAAACTGATTGAAGAAGGGAGCGAGAGGGCTGTTGAAGCATGTTtggctatattatataatcttAGCATGGACAGTGAGAACCATTCGGCAATTCTATCGGCTGGAACTGTACCCGTTTTACGGAGAATAGTCCTATCAGAAAGACCACAGTGGAGGCGGGCACTTCATTTACTGAGAACTCTACCTACATTAGAAGGCAGTGCCTAA